A stretch of DNA from Euzebyales bacterium:
AACCCGGCGACGCGCGCGAGCACGCCCGGCTTGTTCTCGACCAGGACGCTCAGCGTGTGCATGCTCATGTCTGTGACTCCTGTGGACCGTCGACGACTATGAGGGCGGGACCATCGGCAGGCCTGCGCCACCGGGTTCGCCGGCGCCGCCCTTGGGCAGGTCCTGACGCCGATGCCACTCCTCGAGCGACTCGATCACGTCGTCGTTGCTGCCACCGGCCGGCACGAACGGGAAGACCTTCTCGGTCGGGTCGACGCGGAAGTCGACCAGCACAGGTGCGTCCCCGACGGCGAACGCCTTGTCCAGCGTCTGGTCGACGTCCTCCGCGCGCTCGCAGCGGTAGCCCACACAGCCCATGGCGTCGGCGAGCTTGACGAGGTCGGGGACCTCGGCACCGAGATCGATCTGCGAGTAGCGCTGCTCGTAGAACAGCTCCTGCCACTGGCGGACCATGCCCAGCACCCCGTTGTTGATGACGCAGAAGATGACCGGGATCCGTTCGGTGCTCGCCGTCGCGAGCTCCTGCAGGGTCATCTGGAAGCTGCCGTCACCGTCGATCGCGACGACGGGGACCTCGGGCCGGCCGACCTTCGCGCCGATGGCGGCGGGGACGCAGAACCCCATGGTCCCCAGTCCGCCGGAGTTGATCCAGGTGCGGGGCGTGCGGTAGCGGATCAGCTGGCTGGCCCACATCTGGTGCTGGCCGACACCGCTCACCACGATGCCGCCGCCGTCCAGCTTTCGGCCAATCGCCTGGATGACCGTCTGCGGCTTGAGCGGCCCGTCGGGCTGCTGGTCCCACCGGAGCGGATGGTCGGTGCGCCAGGCGTCGAGCTGCCGCCACCACTCGTCGAGGACGGCGGCCTCGGCGCCATCGGCCTGCAGGCGCTTGACCGCCTCGGTCATCTGGCTGACGACCACGCCCGCGTCACCGACGATCGGCACGTCGGGCTCGCGGTTCTTGCCGATCTCCGCCGGATCGATGTCGACGTGGATCACCCGCGCGTCCGGCGCGAAGCTCGACAGGTCGCCGGTCACGCGGTCGTCGAACCGGGTGCCCAGGGCGATCAGCAGATCTGCGCGCTGCAGCGCGGTGATGGCGGTCCAGTGCCCGTGCATGCCGGGCATGCCGAGGTGCTGCGGGTGGTCGTCCGGGAACACGCCGCGAGCCATGAGCGTCGTCACGACCGGCAGCCGCAGCAGTTCCGCGAGCGCGCGCAGCTCGTCGTGGGCCTCGGCCCTGATCAGGCCGCCGCCGGCGTAGATGACGGGGCGCCGTGCGGCGAGGATCTCCCGCGCGGCCTCACGGACCATCCTGCTGTGTCCGCGGACGGTCGGGCGGTAGCCCGGCAGGCTGAGCTGATCGGGATAGCGGTAGTCGAAGGTCTCGACGAGCACGTCCTTGGGAAGGTCGACCAGCACCGGGCCGGGCCGACCGGTCGAGGCGATGTGGAACGCCTCCTTGATCGCCCCGGCGATGCGGGCCGGGTCAGCGACGAGTTCGTTGTGCTTGGTCACCGGCATGGTGATGCCTGTGATGTCAGCCTCCTGGAACGCGTCGCCACCGACCGCCGGGCGTGCGACCTGGCCCGTGATCGCGACGATCGGGACCGAGTCCATGTGCGCGTCGGCCAGCGCGGTGACCAGGTTGGTCCCGCCCGGACCCGACGTCGCCATGACGACACCGACCCGTCCGGTCGCGTGGGCGAACCCCTCGGCCATGTGCCCCGCGCCCTGCTCGTGACGCGCCAGCACGTGACGCATCGACGAGTCGAGCAACGGGTCGTACGCCGGCAGGATCGCACCTCCGGGATGGCCGAAGATGACGTCCACGCCTTCGGCCTCCAAGGTCGCGATCACTGCCTGTGCACCGGTCATCTGCATGGGCGCTGACCCTTCTCACATCTTTGCGGAGCCTGGTACCACGGACCTGCGGCCTGATGCTGTCGAATCGACGTCGAGGCCAGGACCGTGCGGGCGATGAAAAAGCCCTTCGCCTGGTCGGCGGAGGGCTGCTGGCTGATCGTCGCTGTGCTGACTACCGTCCTCCGACCGGGCGCGCGATACGTACGAGCGCGGCGAGCCGCAGGCGGTCATCGCGGTACCGGCTCATGTCCTCGTCCTCGCAGTCGCACGCCGACGGCGTGACGGTCACGTCATCAGCAGTGTGCGCCGTCGAGCTGCGCATTGCAACCCACACCGACCGTAGTCCGGAGGCTTCGGCCAGTGCAGGCCGGGAGCATGCCGATGACGGCGTCGCGATCAACACCCAGTCATGGGCTGCACACGCATCGTCAGGCGCCACAATCCGACGTGGCCGAGCGTCCAGTGCGCACGTCAAGGCCCGGGACCCTTCCCACTGGCGCGGAATCGAGTACAGTGGTGCCCACCGCAAGGCACCATGCGGGGGGCGGGTTCCCGCCCCCTCCCCCCGCAGCCGGTGCATCTGTCTCCGCCATCGGCGTGCATCGATGGCGCCACCCGCGGGCCCAGCGCCAGGTCGGGAGACCGCTGCCTGTGAGCACCCGTCCGGGCGCGCCCGCGGCCGGCCGGGACGGGCTCAGCGCACCAGGCCGTGGCGCATCGCGGTCACCACAGCCTGCACGCGGTCGTCCGCCTTCAGCTTCGCGTAGATGCGCGAGAGGTGGCTCTTGACCGTCTCCTCGCTGATGCACAGCGCATCGGCGATGTCACGCGTCGTGCCGCCGGTCGCCATGACCTCGAGCACCTCCTGCTCGCGGTGCGTCAGCGGCTCGATGCCGGCGTGGATCGCCAGCGGACCGACGCGTTCCAGGAACGGCCGTGTCACGTCAGGGTGCAGGAAGCCCTTGCCCGCCGCCACCGCGCGCACCGCCTGGATGAGCTCCCTGCGGCGCACGTTCTTCGGCAGGTACCCGGCGACGCCGGCCGCCACGGCGCGTGTGACGGTGTCGTGGTCGATGAACATCGTCAGCGCCATCATCCGCGTCGGGACGTCGTGCTCGAGGATCTGGCGTACCGCGGTCAGCCCGTCCATGCCGATCAGGTTCACGTCCACGAGTGCGAGGTCCGGCCGCTGGGCCAGCACGACCTCGACCAACTGCTCACCCGACGTGACGATGGCCTGGACCTGCATGTCGTCCTCGAACGACAGCATGGTGGCGATCCCGTCCGCGACCACGCCGTGATCCTCGGCGATGACGATGCGGATGACCGCTCTGCCGGTCGCGGGCGGATCGATGACCGGGGCGGCGAACGTCACCACGTCGGCACCTCGAGACGCACGGTCGTGCCGGCTCCATGTACACCGGAGATGTCGAAGCTGCCCCGCGCGAGCTCGGCGCGTTGCCGCATCAGCGCGAGCCCGTGACTACGCGTCCCGACCCGCGTCGCGTCAAAGCCCCGACCGTCGTCCTGCATGAGTACCACCAGCCTACCCTCGTCGAGCTGGAACTCGACCTGCACCTTGGTCGCCTCGGCGTGCTTCTCGACGTTCGCCAGGCAGCCGCGCACGGTCTCGTATGTCAGCAGCTCGACGGCGAAGGGCAGATCGGGCAGGTTCGACGGTGCCACCACGCTGGCACGGATGCCCGTGCGCGCCTGCAGGTCGGCGATCAGCTTGCGCAGCCCGTCGGCCAGGGTCCCGGGCACCAGCGTGCTGCGGCGCAGATCCTCGAGCGTGTCACGCAGCGTGCAGATCCCGTCGCTGACGCCGGTCGTCGCCTTCTCGATGATGACGCTGGCGCGATCCAGCTGACCCATCTCGATGAGCATGCCGACGTTGTCGATCTGCATCTGCGCCGCGGCGAACAGCGGCAGGACATCGTCGTGCACCGACATCGCGATGCGGCTGCGCTCCCGCGTGCCCTCTTCGAGGATCCGGCCCGTCAGCGCCGTCCGCGCACGCTCGGTCTCCGCCAGCTCACGTTCGAGGTCGAGCCGACTCCACGTCAGGCCGATCAGCGAGGCCGCAGCCTCCAGCCCCGCCCGCGTCGGCCCGTCGACGGACTCGGAGACCGCGATGACCGCCGGTTCCGAACCAGCGATCGGGACGACCGTCGCACCGGTTGCCTCACCGGAGCGGTCGACGCGCACCGTATGCCGGCCGGTCGCCCGCAGCACCGCCTCGGCGGTGGGTTCGACCGTGTCGTGCGTGCGGATCCTGAGCAGATCGGTGCTCAGCAGGTTGAGCATCTCCAGCTCGTGCACACGCACCGCCAGCTCCTCGGCGCGGTCCTGTGCCTCCCGTGCCGACTGCTGCGCGCGGTGGCTGAGCCACAGTGGCGCCGCCAGCAGGACGACCGACCAGAACCCCACATCGCGCACCAGCACAGCAAGCAGCAGCGACAACGGCGCGGAAACCGCCGCGTTCAGGGCGAACTTCGGCATGGGATTGACGGTGCCGGCCAACGCCGTGCGCGGGGACAGACCGCGTCTCACCGTCAGCATGAGCGCGATGAACAGGTCGTTGGAGACCTCGAAGACCACGAAGCCAAGGGCCGCCGCAACGATGAGACGCCACGCGGCACCGTCGTCGACCAGTGGCGTGACCGCCCACGCGACAAGGGCCCCTGCGAGCGCCATCTGAGACCGGTTGAACAGGGCCATCGCCAGCGTCGCCCGACCGTTGAGCTCCTCACGGCTCAACAGGCCGACCAGTGCGAACAGCACGACAGCACTCGCGGGCAGCAGTAGGGCGGCCGCGACGATGACGATGGACGAGAGCGTGGCGGTCACCTCGAGCTGCGGCAGGAGGCTGATGCGCGTCATCGTGGCCGCTGCGAACAGCGGTACCCACAACAGGCCTGAGAGCAGCACGTCGGAGCTGGGTGGCTCGAACGCGACCACTGCCACGCACGCGGCGAGCAGGACACCGGCGACCACCCGCGACAACATCGCCGACCCCTGCACCGATGTGGTGGGGGGTGGAGAGTACGGGGGCGATAGGTCGTGGTCGGTCACGTGGTGGACAGTCTCCGTCGACCATCGCGGCCCGGCGACCGGCGGCTGCGAGCCAGGCGACGTTGTCGATTGCCTAGGGGAGCTACCTCCACAACGATAAGGGTCGCCGCCTCGGACGGAAGGCGGCGACCTCGAAGATTGCTCGTGGGACCTCTACCATGCCTGCTTGCCACGCTTCATGGGGTCACCTCCTGTAGCTGCTGTGTTGCGGACTGAACAGTCGGAGCGACGCACAACGACTACCCTCAGTAGTCGACCTATCGCTACTCGTGTAACGTACCCACCCCGATTTCACAACTCGATGCGCAACCCGTAAACAACTGCTCAGGACGAGCGGCCTGCGCGCACACTGCGTGAGTCGCACTAGTCCGGCCTCCGGAGACCGTATGAGCGAGCTCGTCTTTTGGCCTTCTGATGGTCACAACGGGCTGGTTTTCGCCTGGGTCGACCGCCGCGACGTCGCCGAACCGCGCGGTAGCGTGGAGCGTTGACGCAGCCCCGGGAGGGCCATCGATGCTGTTGGAGACCATCCGCACGCCACATGACCTGCGCGGGCTCGACGCCGGTCAACTGGAGCAGTTGGCGACCGAGATCCGCGACTTCATCGTCGACGCGGTGTCGCGCACGGGCGGTCACCTGGGATCCAACCTCGGCGCGGTCGAACTGACCTTGGCCGTCCACCGGGTGTTCGACTCCCCCCACGACGTCGTGTTGTGGGATACGGGCCACCAGGCGTATGTCCACAAGATCGTGACGGGCCGGCAGTCGGGCTTCGACGCCCTGAAGCAGGGCGGCGGGCTGTCGGGCTATCCATCGCGCAGCGAGTCCGAGCATGACTGGGTGAGCAACAGCCATGCATCGACGATCCTGAGCTACGCACACGGCATGGCGACCAGCTTCGCGCTGCGCGGCGTCGATCGGCGCGTCGTCGCCGTCATCGGCGATGGAGCCCTGACGGGTGGCATGGCGTTCGAAGCGCTCAACAACCTGGGCCACAGCGGCCGGCGCGTGATCATCGTGCTCAACGACAACGGCCGGTCCTACGCGCCGACCATCTCGCGGCTGGGTGAACATCTGGCACGGCTGCGGCTGAACCCGTCGTACGTGCACGCCCGCCGGGTGCTCGACGACCGTCTGCGCGCGATCGCGGGCGGTGACCTGGCGGTGCAGGGCATCAACAGCATCGGTGCCGCGCTGCGGGAGGTCTTCGAGCCGCACGCGTTCTTCGAGGCCCTCGACGTCCGCTACACCGGGCCGATCGACGGGCACGACATCGCACGGGTCGAGCAGGCGCTACGCCATGCCGCGACGTTCGACGGCCCGATCGTCGTGCACGTCCGCACGCAGAAGGGCCGCGGCTACGCACCGGCCGAGACCGATGTCGAGAAGCGCCTGCACGACGTCTCTGCCTTCGATCCGACCACCGGCAAGAGCGCCAGTCGCGGCAGTGGTCCGACCTACACGCAGGTGTTCTCCGACGCGATGGTCGATCTCGCGGAGCGTCACGACAACCTCGTCGCGCTCACCGCCGCCATGCCCGGCTCAACCGGTCTGCTGCCGCTGGCCGGCCGCCACCCCGAGCGGGTGATCGACGTGGGCATCGCCGAGCAGCACGCGGTCACCGCGGCCGCCGGCATGGCGATGACGGGGCTGCGTCCCGTGTTCGCCGTGTACTCGACGTTCCTGTCACGCGCGTTCGACCAGATGAACCTGGATGTCGGCCTCCACGGTCAACCCGTCGTGTTCGCCCTCGACCGGGCCGGCATCACCGGACCGGACGGCCCGTCGCACCACGGCGTGCTCGACCTCGCGCTCAGCCTGCGCGTACCGGGCATGACGGTGTTCGCGCCCTCGTCGGCGGGTGAGCTGCGACAGATGCTGGCCGACGCCGTGACGCTCGACGGACCCGCGCTGGTGCGGTTCCCCAAGGGCACGGCGCCGGAGGTGCCCGACGATCAGGTCGGGCGGGGCCTCATGGCACGCCGCATCCGCGGCGGCACGGACGTGTGCTTCCTCGCGGTCGGCAAGATGGTGCCCGCAGCGACGGGGGCCGCCGACCAACTGGCCGCCGACGGCGTGTCGGCCACCGTGTGGGACGTGCGTGTGGTCAAGCCGGCGGACCCGGCGATGCTCGACGACGCCGCGCGCCACGACCTCGTGGTGACCGTCGAGGACGGCGTGCGTCATGGCGGCGCCGGGTCGTACCTGGCCGGCATGCTGGCCGACCGCGACGCCTCCGGCACGGTGCCCCGCCTGCTGCACCTCGGCACCCCGGATGCCTACGTCGATCACGGCAGCGCCGGCCAGATCCACACGGACCTGGGCCTGGACGCCACCGGCATCACCGCGGCCACACGCAAACGCCTGGGCGCGGGCGACAGCGACTGACGCCACCCCCTCGGCGACCCCGACGCGGCACCGAGTCGGCGACGCCCGGCGCGTGCGGGCCCGTCAGGCGGTCGGCGGCACCGGTCGCGGGCGGCGGACGACCTCCCGGGCCGCGACGGCGAGTTTGCGCGTCATCGGCACCGACGCGCGACGGCTGAACACCTGCCAGTCGGCGGCCTCGATGCGGTCGAGGATCTCGCCGTACAGGCGGTGCGCGATGCGGATGCACGCCTGGCTGCGCGGCTCCAGCATCCCCCATCCCTGCTCGGCGCGACGGTACAACGTGCGGGTGCGGTCGCTCTCGAACGCCAGCAGGCGGCGCAACTGGGGTGTGACCTCACGGCGCTCGAAGTGCTCCTCGGTGACACCGAAGCGATCGAGGTCCTCCAACGGCAGGTAGATGCGGCCACGGTCCCAGTCCTCGGCGACGTCGCGCAGGAAGTTCGTCAGCTGGAAGGCGATGCCGAGATCCATCGCACGGTCACGGGCATCCGGGTGGCGGGCACCGAGCACCGGCAGCATCATCGCGCCGATCACCGCTGCCGACCCGTGGACGTAGGTGTACAGATCGTCGTACGTCTCATAGCGCGTGACGGTCAGATCCATCGCCATCGACCGCAGGAACGCCCGCAGATCGTCGTGATCGATGCCGAGCTCGGTGACCGTGGCGATGACCGCCTTGAGCACCGGGTCGTCGCTGTGGCCGACCGCCAGTGACGCCAGGAACCCGTCACTCCACTGCTCGAGCGCGGCCCGCCGCTGCATGGCGGACCATCCGAGGTCGAAGTGGTCCACCAGGTCGTCGGCGTAGCGGGCGAAGCCGTACAGCGCGTGGACGTGGTGACGGCGATCGCGTGGCAGGAACCGCGTGGCGAAGTAGTACGTGCGACCGTGCGCGGCGTTCAGTCGCCGACACAGCTCGTAGCTGGCGTCCAGATCAACCGGGCTCCCGGCCGGCGCGCCGTCCGCGACGATCTCCGTCGACGGGGGAGGGTGGTGGTAGCCCGGCCCGCCACCGCTGCCCGGCCGCTCACCGCCGACGCCGTCGACCCGCGCCGTCACGCGCACCCTCGCGCACGCCCGGTCAGCACGCGCTCGGCCGCCAACCTGCCCGACACCAGCACCATCGGCACGCCGACGCCGGGGACGGTGCCCGACCCGACGAAGACGACACCGTCGACCGTCGGCGCCACGTTGCGCGGCCGGAACGGTCCGGTCTGGCCGAAGTGGTGGCTCGCTGCGAACGGCGTGCCGGCGGCCATGCCCCGGCGTCGCCAGTCGGCCGGCGTGACGACCTCGCTGACCACGACCTCCGGTGTGCCGTATCCAGCCTCCTGCAGGCGGCGCACGGCCGCCTGCACCTCGCGCGGACCCTGCGCGTCCCAGTCCAACGGGTCGCCGTGCAGGTTCGGCGCGGGCAGCAGGTAGAAGCCGACCGCGCCGCCGTCGGGAGCCATCGACGGGTCGCCGGCCGTCGGGACCGTGAGGAACCACGAGGGGTCGCGTTGCATCCGTCCGGCGAGCAGATCGTCGAACGACGCACGATAGTCCCGGGCGAAGTGGATGTTGTGGTGCGCGGCGTCCTTGAGCGGGTCCGCCAGTCCCAGGTGCACGACGACGCACGACGGCGAGTAGCGCAGGCGGTTGATGCGCCGGGGTGTGTGCCGCGGGCCGAGCAGATCACGGTACGCGATCGGCAGGTCGGGGTTCAGCACGACGGTGCCGGCGGCGTGCCGCTCGTCGTCAGCGGTCACGACCGCCGTCGCCCGCCCCCCGCGGACCTCCACATCGCGCACGGTCGTGCCCAGGCGCAGGTCGACCCCGCAGCGGACCGCCAGATCGGCCAACGCGCGACTCACGGCGTGGATGCCACCGGCCGGGAAGTACACACCCGCGATGCTGTCCATGTAGGCGATGACGGCGTAGACGCCGAGCGCCTCGTAGGGGCTCATGCCGGCGTACATCGCCTGGAACGTGAACAGGCGCCGCAGGCGCCAGTCGCGCAGATGGCTGGCGACCAGGGGGAACAGCCGCCGGAATCCGCCGAGGCGCACGAGGCGCGCGATCACGGCCGGTCGCGCCAGGTCGAGCACCGAATCGAAGTTGGTGTCGATGAAGTGGTCGTACTCGGCCTCGTACAGGCGCCGCAGGTGGTCGGCGAAGGCCACGAACCGGTCCGCCTCGGCCACGCCGCAGACGGACGCGACCTCCTCGCGCATCGCCTCCACGCTGCCCCGCACGTGCAACTGCGAGCCGTCGTGGAAGCGCGCCCGGTACGCCGGATCGAGGCGCTCGAGCTGCAAATGGTCGGCCATGTCCTCGCCGGCGAGCTCGAACAGCTCCGCGATCAACCCGGGCATCGTCAGCACCGAGGGTCCCGTGTCGAACGTGAACCCGGCGCGCGTCACGCGTCCGGCGCGGCCGCCCGGCACGTCCGCCCGCTCCAGCAGGGTCACGGCGCGACCCGCCACCGCCAGGCGGACCGCCGCGGCGAGGCCGCCGAGTCCGGCGCCGACGACGACGATCCGGTCGTCGGCGGCGCGAGGGCTGCGCTCAGGCATCGCGGAACAGCGCGCGGGCGGCCAGCTGCATCAAGGCCCCGCGGGCGGGGTCGTCGATCTGCTCGGCGGCGCGCAGCGCCTCATCGTGGTGGACCTCGATGCGGTGCTCGATGGTCGCCAACGCACCGCTCTCGGCGACGACGGTGCGCACGTCGTCCGCCATCG
This window harbors:
- a CDS encoding acetolactate synthase large subunit; translated protein: MQMTGAQAVIATLEAEGVDVIFGHPGGAILPAYDPLLDSSMRHVLARHEQGAGHMAEGFAHATGRVGVVMATSGPGGTNLVTALADAHMDSVPIVAITGQVARPAVGGDAFQEADITGITMPVTKHNELVADPARIAGAIKEAFHIASTGRPGPVLVDLPKDVLVETFDYRYPDQLSLPGYRPTVRGHSRMVREAAREILAARRPVIYAGGGLIRAEAHDELRALAELLRLPVVTTLMARGVFPDDHPQHLGMPGMHGHWTAITALQRADLLIALGTRFDDRVTGDLSSFAPDARVIHVDIDPAEIGKNREPDVPIVGDAGVVVSQMTEAVKRLQADGAEAAVLDEWWRQLDAWRTDHPLRWDQQPDGPLKPQTVIQAIGRKLDGGGIVVSGVGQHQMWASQLIRYRTPRTWINSGGLGTMGFCVPAAIGAKVGRPEVPVVAIDGDGSFQMTLQELATASTERIPVIFCVINNGVLGMVRQWQELFYEQRYSQIDLGAEVPDLVKLADAMGCVGYRCERAEDVDQTLDKAFAVGDAPVLVDFRVDPTEKVFPFVPAGGSNDDVIESLEEWHRRQDLPKGGAGEPGGAGLPMVPPS
- a CDS encoding response regulator transcription factor, which produces MVTFAAPVIDPPATGRAVIRIVIAEDHGVVADGIATMLSFEDDMQVQAIVTSGEQLVEVVLAQRPDLALVDVNLIGMDGLTAVRQILEHDVPTRMMALTMFIDHDTVTRAVAAGVAGYLPKNVRRRELIQAVRAVAAGKGFLHPDVTRPFLERVGPLAIHAGIEPLTHREQEVLEVMATGGTTRDIADALCISEETVKSHLSRIYAKLKADDRVQAVVTAMRHGLVR
- a CDS encoding ATP-binding protein → MLSRVVAGVLLAACVAVVAFEPPSSDVLLSGLLWVPLFAAATMTRISLLPQLEVTATLSSIVIVAAALLLPASAVVLFALVGLLSREELNGRATLAMALFNRSQMALAGALVAWAVTPLVDDGAAWRLIVAAALGFVVFEVSNDLFIALMLTVRRGLSPRTALAGTVNPMPKFALNAAVSAPLSLLLAVLVRDVGFWSVVLLAAPLWLSHRAQQSAREAQDRAEELAVRVHELEMLNLLSTDLLRIRTHDTVEPTAEAVLRATGRHTVRVDRSGEATGATVVPIAGSEPAVIAVSESVDGPTRAGLEAAASLIGLTWSRLDLERELAETERARTALTGRILEEGTRERSRIAMSVHDDVLPLFAAAQMQIDNVGMLIEMGQLDRASVIIEKATTGVSDGICTLRDTLEDLRRSTLVPGTLADGLRKLIADLQARTGIRASVVAPSNLPDLPFAVELLTYETVRGCLANVEKHAEATKVQVEFQLDEGRLVVLMQDDGRGFDATRVGTRSHGLALMRQRAELARGSFDISGVHGAGTTVRLEVPTW
- the dxs gene encoding 1-deoxy-D-xylulose-5-phosphate synthase — encoded protein: MLLETIRTPHDLRGLDAGQLEQLATEIRDFIVDAVSRTGGHLGSNLGAVELTLAVHRVFDSPHDVVLWDTGHQAYVHKIVTGRQSGFDALKQGGGLSGYPSRSESEHDWVSNSHASTILSYAHGMATSFALRGVDRRVVAVIGDGALTGGMAFEALNNLGHSGRRVIIVLNDNGRSYAPTISRLGEHLARLRLNPSYVHARRVLDDRLRAIAGGDLAVQGINSIGAALREVFEPHAFFEALDVRYTGPIDGHDIARVEQALRHAATFDGPIVVHVRTQKGRGYAPAETDVEKRLHDVSAFDPTTGKSASRGSGPTYTQVFSDAMVDLAERHDNLVALTAAMPGSTGLLPLAGRHPERVIDVGIAEQHAVTAAAGMAMTGLRPVFAVYSTFLSRAFDQMNLDVGLHGQPVVFALDRAGITGPDGPSHHGVLDLALSLRVPGMTVFAPSSAGELRQMLADAVTLDGPALVRFPKGTAPEVPDDQVGRGLMARRIRGGTDVCFLAVGKMVPAATGAADQLAADGVSATVWDVRVVKPADPAMLDDAARHDLVVTVEDGVRHGGAGSYLAGMLADRDASGTVPRLLHLGTPDAYVDHGSAGQIHTDLGLDATGITAATRKRLGAGDSD
- a CDS encoding phytoene/squalene synthase family protein, with the protein product MTARVDGVGGERPGSGGGPGYHHPPPSTEIVADGAPAGSPVDLDASYELCRRLNAAHGRTYYFATRFLPRDRRHHVHALYGFARYADDLVDHFDLGWSAMQRRAALEQWSDGFLASLAVGHSDDPVLKAVIATVTELGIDHDDLRAFLRSMAMDLTVTRYETYDDLYTYVHGSAAVIGAMMLPVLGARHPDARDRAMDLGIAFQLTNFLRDVAEDWDRGRIYLPLEDLDRFGVTEEHFERREVTPQLRRLLAFESDRTRTLYRRAEQGWGMLEPRSQACIRIAHRLYGEILDRIEAADWQVFSRRASVPMTRKLAVAAREVVRRPRPVPPTA
- the crtI gene encoding phytoene desaturase family protein; this encodes MPERSPRAADDRIVVVGAGLGGLAAAVRLAVAGRAVTLLERADVPGGRAGRVTRAGFTFDTGPSVLTMPGLIAELFELAGEDMADHLQLERLDPAYRARFHDGSQLHVRGSVEAMREEVASVCGVAEADRFVAFADHLRRLYEAEYDHFIDTNFDSVLDLARPAVIARLVRLGGFRRLFPLVASHLRDWRLRRLFTFQAMYAGMSPYEALGVYAVIAYMDSIAGVYFPAGGIHAVSRALADLAVRCGVDLRLGTTVRDVEVRGGRATAVVTADDERHAAGTVVLNPDLPIAYRDLLGPRHTPRRINRLRYSPSCVVVHLGLADPLKDAAHHNIHFARDYRASFDDLLAGRMQRDPSWFLTVPTAGDPSMAPDGGAVGFYLLPAPNLHGDPLDWDAQGPREVQAAVRRLQEAGYGTPEVVVSEVVTPADWRRRGMAAGTPFAASHHFGQTGPFRPRNVAPTVDGVVFVGSGTVPGVGVPMVLVSGRLAAERVLTGRARGCA